From one Humulus lupulus chromosome 8, drHumLupu1.1, whole genome shotgun sequence genomic stretch:
- the LOC133796418 gene encoding formamidopyrimidine-DNA glycosylase isoform X2 — protein sequence MPELPEVEAARRAIEENCLGKKIKRSVVANDSKVIDGVSASDFEAALLGKTIVAAHRKGKNLWLQLDSPPFPSFQFGMAGAIYIKGVAVTKYKRSAVKEDDEWPSKYSKVFVELDDGMEFSFTDKRRFAKVRLLKDPASVPPISELGPDALLEPMTDDEFVASLSKKKIAIKALLLKQSYISGIGNWIADEVLYQARIHPEQPVAALSRECCMTLNKCIKEVVHYAVQVDADSSHFPLEWLFHYRWGKKPGKVNGKKIEFITAGGRTSAYVPELQMEPGDQAAKEVSKQRKQSTRGKGNQHDSDDDDVDEPETDEDNNAETTKGKKGRKPQGQVKKKLPAKRKSEKSDDDDDDAAKNKRSKKETDDKPSRAGKSKKKKVQSNQKNKKAVKKSK from the exons ATGCCGGAGCTACCAGAAGTGGAGGCGGCTCGGAGGGCCATAGAGGAAAACTGCCTTGGGAAGAAGATCAAGAGGTCGGTCGTCGCCAACGACTCCAAGGTCATCGACGGCGTCTCCGCCTCAGACTTCGAGGCAGCGCTTTTGGGAAAGACCATAGTCGCCGCTCACCGCAAGGGCAAGAACCTTTGGCTCCAGCTTGACTCACCTCCTTTCCCTTCCTTTCAATTCG GAATGGCGGGTGCGATATACATAAAAGGGGTCGCCGTTACTAAATATAAGAG GTCTGCTGTGAAGGAAGATGATGAGTGGCCTTCCAAATATTCCAAGGTTTTCGTAGAA CTAGATGATGGAATGGAGTTCTCTTTCACTGACAAGAGGCGATTTGCTAAAGTCCGATTGCTGAAAGAT CCTGCGTCTGTGCCTCCGATATCTGAGCTTGGCCCTGATGCTCTCCTGGAGCCTATGACGGATGATGAGTTTGTTGCATCATTGAGTAAGAAGAAAATTGCAATTAAGGCTTTGTTGCTCAAACAG AGTTATATTTCAGGTATTGGGAATTGGATTGCAGATGAGGTGCTATATCAA GCCAGAATTCATCCAGAACAACCTGTTGCTGCACTGTCCAGGGAATGTTGTATGACGTTGAACAAATGCATCAAGGAG GTTGTTCATTATGCGGTTCAAGTAGATGCCGATTCCAGTCACTTTCCACTTGAATGGTTGTTTCATTATCGATGGGGCAAAAAGCCTGGAAAAGTGAATG GGAAGAAAATTGAGTTTATTACTGCTGGTGGCAGG ACAAGTGCTTATGTACCTGAGTTACAAATGGAACCTGGAGATCAAGCTGCAAAGGAAGTTAGTAAACAAAGAAAACAAAGTACCCGAGGAAAAGGAAACCAACATGACAGTGACGACGATGATGTAGATGAACCAGAAACTGATGAAGATAACAATGCTGAAACTACAAAAGGGAAGAAAGGGAGGAAGCCTCAAGGTCAAGTGAAGAAGAAGCTTCCAGCAaaaagaaaatctgaaaaaagtgatgatgatgatgatgatgctgctAAAAACAAGAGATCTAAGAAAGAAACAGATGATAAGCCATCCAGGGCAGGAaagtcaaaaaagaaaaaggttCAATCCAATCAAAAGAACAAGAAGGCAGTAAAGAAATCGAAGTAG
- the LOC133796418 gene encoding formamidopyrimidine-DNA glycosylase isoform X1 — MPELPEVEAARRAIEENCLGKKIKRSVVANDSKVIDGVSASDFEAALLGKTIVAAHRKGKNLWLQLDSPPFPSFQFGMAGAIYIKGVAVTKYKRSAVKEDDEWPSKYSKVFVELDDGMEFSFTDKRRFAKVRLLKDPASVPPISELGPDALLEPMTDDEFVASLSKKKIAIKALLLKQSYISGIGNWIADEVLYQARIHPEQPVAALSRECCMTLNKCIKEVIKKAVVVGADSSQFPSNWIFHSREKKPGKAFVDGKKIEFITAGGRTSAYVPELQMEPGDQAAKEVSKQRKQSTRGKGNQHDSDDDDVDEPETDEDNNAETTKGKKGRKPQGQVKKKLPAKRKSEKSDDDDDDAAKNKRSKKETDDKPSRAGKSKKKKVQSNQKNKKAVKKSK; from the exons ATGCCGGAGCTACCAGAAGTGGAGGCGGCTCGGAGGGCCATAGAGGAAAACTGCCTTGGGAAGAAGATCAAGAGGTCGGTCGTCGCCAACGACTCCAAGGTCATCGACGGCGTCTCCGCCTCAGACTTCGAGGCAGCGCTTTTGGGAAAGACCATAGTCGCCGCTCACCGCAAGGGCAAGAACCTTTGGCTCCAGCTTGACTCACCTCCTTTCCCTTCCTTTCAATTCG GAATGGCGGGTGCGATATACATAAAAGGGGTCGCCGTTACTAAATATAAGAG GTCTGCTGTGAAGGAAGATGATGAGTGGCCTTCCAAATATTCCAAGGTTTTCGTAGAA CTAGATGATGGAATGGAGTTCTCTTTCACTGACAAGAGGCGATTTGCTAAAGTCCGATTGCTGAAAGAT CCTGCGTCTGTGCCTCCGATATCTGAGCTTGGCCCTGATGCTCTCCTGGAGCCTATGACGGATGATGAGTTTGTTGCATCATTGAGTAAGAAGAAAATTGCAATTAAGGCTTTGTTGCTCAAACAG AGTTATATTTCAGGTATTGGGAATTGGATTGCAGATGAGGTGCTATATCAA GCCAGAATTCATCCAGAACAACCTGTTGCTGCACTGTCCAGGGAATGTTGTATGACGTTGAACAAATGCATCAAGGAG GTTATTAAAAAAGCAGTTGTAGTTGGAGCAGACAGTAGCCAATTTCCAAGTAATTGGATTTTTCACTCCCGTGAAAAGAAGCCTGGCAAGGCTTTTGTTGATG GGAAGAAAATTGAGTTTATTACTGCTGGTGGCAGG ACAAGTGCTTATGTACCTGAGTTACAAATGGAACCTGGAGATCAAGCTGCAAAGGAAGTTAGTAAACAAAGAAAACAAAGTACCCGAGGAAAAGGAAACCAACATGACAGTGACGACGATGATGTAGATGAACCAGAAACTGATGAAGATAACAATGCTGAAACTACAAAAGGGAAGAAAGGGAGGAAGCCTCAAGGTCAAGTGAAGAAGAAGCTTCCAGCAaaaagaaaatctgaaaaaagtgatgatgatgatgatgatgctgctAAAAACAAGAGATCTAAGAAAGAAACAGATGATAAGCCATCCAGGGCAGGAaagtcaaaaaagaaaaaggttCAATCCAATCAAAAGAACAAGAAGGCAGTAAAGAAATCGAAGTAG